AAGGCTTACACAAGCGTTCTCATGTCCTCTCGGAGTTTCAAGTTATCGGAAGTATCAGCACAATGAGGAGCACCAGAACCAGCTCCAGCAGAGGCCCGTACTGAGTCGTTTGATACTCGAGCTTTGTCCACTTTACTGCTTTTGATACCGTAAGCACGCTCATTAGCTTGTTGCTTACGGTATGTCCTCACTGGTACACAGACGGGGCACCGAAGATCCTTGCAGTTTGTATAGTGGCTAATCAACGACTTTGTGCGATGACAACGAGGATACAAACACTGAGGCTCTACACAACTGTTCATGTGACTCAGTAGCTTCTGAACAGTAACGCAATTTCCCCCCTGGCACTTCACTCCTGGACGTTTGCAGGTCCGTGCATGAAGTAG
The window above is part of the Brassica napus cultivar Da-Ae chromosome C8, Da-Ae, whole genome shotgun sequence genome. Proteins encoded here:
- the LOC111208644 gene encoding histone acetyltransferase HAC12-like: MVHDKFRNQQRWLLFLLHARTCKRPGVKCQGGNCVTVQKLLSHMNSCVEPQCLYPRCHRTKSLISHYTNCKDLRCPVCVPVRTYRKQQANERAYGIKSSKVDKARVSNDSVRASAGAGSGAPHCADTSDNLKLREDMRTLVLSEVQKQNPRAADDASKEAYTNPSTLVSRWSSLRKRMKLNDYNLIQQNANSSAPGTMITTAPEVYAETTMEIEKVPENIDQLEIEVAEILMSLRVYR